From a region of the Paenibacillus sp. R14(2021) genome:
- a CDS encoding WIAG-tail domain yields the protein MAKSSKGKSPKGRKPLFYVDNPNASELKWLEELKKQKPTAPKQAQADKRPVQVNTAPQVLESPMPEIIQETAIQSEVETEQVQQEPIAAELLQEASSADFSEDVIVDAAAEPDQQPQPQAEVQDQESEEEASVETDEEEALHVAQLEELLQQEILKQEAFIVERRMPDSPLPFVHTDDIADDAVSTEKLAYGAVDSSRIKAGAVVSKSIADYAVESIHIAEGAVGASKIASESITGDHLTKNAISGTKIRDRSITGEKIRDNSITSEKLADRTIKADKFAEGSIEAKHLKPLVITTELIEDQSITTAKIRSAAVRTESIANDAVSTSKLAEGSVTRSKLRDGAVTSEKISSGAIESEHLQPGLLLADHVSPGVLLGKHLAAGEITASHLVKGAVGPRELQASAVTSEAIAQEAVGSRELQEGAIKAQHVGIHEIGTDHLQDLAISTSKMADLSISTIKLVDHAVTSSKIADKSITTSKLMDDVVHGKHLSRLSISGDKLLNDSIEERHLNEKSVGAKHLQVSSVLEGHLAKGAVTEHKLAAGSIKQLHISSAAVGRVQLQDESVVEQKLAEASVTSEKLAELSVQTKHLADESITFDKIAPEAIRAFHLSPGAVVEETISAEAITALHLQPGVIDASHIREGSIETSAIQDGAIKSIKLANGSVSERHLAAGAIYSHHLADHVVNSLKLSPESVSTDKLTDCAVTSGKLADSSVTTAKLVNGSVTSDQLAAGAVNGKHLIKGVIESSHLKHGAVSEQHLAAGAVMNGALGAGSVTGDKLAAGAVNGSHLANEAVDSRHLAEQSIFSAHLSPGSVRDLHLSTDAVTESKIAEGSIASHHLQNESVGARNIESSAVRGQHVAAGAIDANHLADGSVGSSHLKIDSVLQLHLSAESVGTEQLCEETVTSSKLAQLSVSGDHVQLETIAGKHLKAESIQGYHIRKGSITQAHLSAEYFSFDKAPDGILHGSKLKRGTVSGEMLVDGAVSSAKLTRGAVGPDALGLASVGENHLQAGAVTLSKISARSISSAHIVSGAVSSDALAEGAVVSTKLASGAVGADALDDGAVQSSKLAIGAVGTEALSDGAVISAKLAKGAVGTSALGDGAIVSAKLASGAVGAEALGDGSVVSAKLAKGAVGTPALGDGSVVSAKLAKGAVGTEALGDGSVVSAKLAKGAVSTAALGDGSVESAKLAKGAVGTEALSDGSVVGAKLAKGAVGTAALGDGAVVSAKLAAGAVGAEALSDGAVVSAKLAKGAVSTAALGNSSVVSAKLASGAVVAEALGDGAVISTKLAKGAVVTAALADGAVTGAKLAAGAVGTETIGFGAVVSAKLANGAVGSEALSDGSVVSAKLAEGAVGTAALGEGAVVSSKLANGAVGSEALNNGAVISAKLANGAVGTAALGEGAVVSSKLAIGAVGAQALSDGAVLASKLAVGAVGADALSNGAVSGIKIALGAVGTAAIQDNAITEGKLASGAVGTAALCDGAVVSAKLADGAVGTAALGNGAVVSAKLAHGAVGAEALADGAVVSAKLASGAVGEAALGDAAVTSTKLAEGAVVTAALSDGSIVSSKLASGAVGADALADGAVDSAKLAHGAVGTEQLQYAVVTADKIAPKSIGAEHLIPGAITGILLSEGSILTNTLGDGAVTGAKLASAAVGESHLQPGSVTLSKIAAKSITAAHIISGAIESNALCSGSVTADKLAPGAVEAEALANGAITADKLAPGAVEAEALAIGAITADKLAPGAVEAEALANGAITADKLAPGAVEAEALANGAITADKLAPGAVEAEALANGAITADKLAPGAVEAEALANGAITADKLAPGAVEAEALANGAITADKLAPGAVTAEALANGAITADKLAPGAVTAEALANGAITADKLAPGAVEAEALAIGAITADKLAPGAVEAEALANGAITADKLAPGAVTAEALANGAITADKLAPGILPETSFELQDGCVTTSYLADGAVTGGKIAPQSITAEHLSPSVLLAASADANPILDGANLSDGSVGADKLSFTPVSTVKRQSPVLQQFGLAPYNFQGQGEQLDITIGFDQPFANNSYVFVATTDQPSCFAVIKQKTAASIQLTIVRTRISPEPIGLVNWIGMGLQ from the coding sequence ATGGCGAAGAGCAGCAAAGGAAAAAGCCCCAAAGGGCGGAAGCCGTTATTTTACGTGGATAATCCGAACGCGTCGGAGTTGAAATGGCTCGAGGAACTGAAGAAGCAAAAACCGACAGCGCCGAAGCAAGCACAGGCGGACAAACGGCCGGTGCAGGTCAATACGGCACCTCAGGTGCTGGAATCTCCTATGCCGGAGATCATACAAGAGACTGCGATTCAATCGGAAGTGGAAACCGAACAAGTACAGCAGGAACCGATTGCCGCGGAGCTTCTGCAAGAAGCGTCATCAGCCGATTTCAGTGAAGACGTCATTGTCGATGCAGCCGCCGAGCCTGACCAACAGCCGCAACCTCAAGCGGAAGTTCAAGATCAGGAATCGGAAGAAGAAGCATCCGTAGAAACGGACGAAGAAGAAGCGCTGCATGTGGCGCAGTTGGAAGAGCTGCTACAGCAGGAAATCTTGAAGCAGGAAGCGTTCATTGTAGAACGCCGCATGCCTGATTCTCCGCTTCCGTTCGTGCATACTGACGATATCGCGGATGATGCCGTTTCGACGGAGAAGCTGGCTTATGGCGCGGTCGATTCTTCCCGTATCAAAGCAGGCGCAGTGGTCTCGAAATCCATTGCGGATTATGCCGTTGAAAGCATCCATATCGCGGAAGGCGCCGTCGGCGCATCCAAGATCGCCTCGGAATCCATCACGGGCGACCATCTGACGAAGAATGCCATTTCCGGCACGAAGATCAGAGACCGTTCCATCACCGGCGAAAAAATTCGCGACAACAGCATCACCTCGGAGAAGCTGGCTGACCGAACCATTAAAGCCGACAAGTTCGCGGAGGGCTCCATCGAAGCGAAGCATTTGAAGCCGCTTGTTATCACGACGGAGCTGATCGAGGATCAGTCGATTACGACAGCGAAGATTCGCAGCGCGGCTGTCCGCACGGAAAGCATTGCAAACGACGCAGTCTCCACATCGAAGCTTGCCGAAGGCTCGGTAACGCGCTCCAAGCTGCGCGACGGTGCGGTGACAAGCGAGAAAATAAGCAGCGGCGCCATTGAATCCGAGCATCTGCAGCCAGGTCTGCTGCTGGCTGACCATGTATCGCCGGGCGTTCTGCTCGGGAAGCATTTGGCAGCGGGCGAAATTACGGCAAGCCACCTGGTCAAAGGCGCGGTTGGACCAAGAGAGCTGCAGGCCTCGGCCGTTACCTCGGAAGCCATCGCGCAGGAAGCGGTCGGCTCAAGAGAGCTTCAAGAAGGAGCAATTAAGGCGCAGCATGTCGGCATTCACGAAATCGGCACCGACCACCTGCAGGATCTGGCGATCTCGACGTCCAAGATGGCGGATCTGTCGATCTCGACAATCAAGCTCGTCGACCATGCCGTAACATCCTCCAAGATTGCCGACAAGAGCATAACAACGAGCAAGCTGATGGATGATGTTGTTCACGGCAAGCATTTGAGCCGGCTCAGCATTAGCGGCGATAAGCTGCTTAACGATAGCATTGAAGAACGCCATTTGAATGAGAAATCCGTCGGAGCGAAGCATCTCCAGGTCAGCAGCGTATTGGAAGGCCATTTGGCCAAAGGCGCCGTAACTGAGCATAAGCTGGCAGCGGGATCGATTAAGCAGCTGCATATCAGCAGCGCGGCCGTGGGCCGTGTGCAGCTGCAGGATGAGTCCGTCGTCGAGCAGAAGTTGGCGGAAGCCAGCGTAACGAGCGAGAAGCTCGCGGAACTGTCGGTGCAGACGAAGCATCTGGCCGATGAGTCCATTACCTTCGACAAAATCGCGCCTGAAGCGATCCGTGCCTTTCATTTGTCGCCGGGTGCCGTCGTCGAAGAGACGATTTCGGCTGAAGCCATCACCGCGCTGCATCTACAGCCGGGTGTCATCGACGCGTCCCATATCAGAGAGGGCTCCATCGAGACGTCCGCAATTCAAGACGGCGCGATCAAGTCCATCAAGCTGGCAAACGGATCCGTGTCGGAGCGTCATCTGGCTGCCGGCGCGATCTATTCCCACCATCTGGCGGATCATGTGGTGAACTCGCTTAAGCTGTCGCCCGAGAGCGTGTCGACAGATAAGCTGACCGACTGCGCGGTGACGTCCGGCAAGCTCGCGGACAGCAGCGTAACGACGGCGAAGCTGGTGAACGGCTCCGTGACAAGCGACCAGCTTGCGGCGGGAGCCGTCAACGGGAAGCATCTAATTAAAGGCGTGATCGAAAGCAGCCACTTGAAGCACGGTGCCGTAAGCGAGCAGCATTTGGCGGCGGGAGCTGTCATGAACGGCGCGCTCGGCGCAGGATCGGTCACGGGCGATAAGCTTGCGGCTGGAGCGGTGAACGGCAGCCATTTGGCGAATGAAGCCGTGGACAGCCGGCATTTGGCGGAGCAGTCGATCTTTAGCGCGCACTTGTCCCCGGGGAGCGTTCGTGATCTTCATCTCAGCACGGACGCGGTAACGGAATCGAAAATCGCGGAAGGCAGCATTGCCAGCCATCATCTGCAAAATGAGTCCGTCGGCGCCCGCAATATTGAGTCGTCGGCTGTGCGGGGACAGCATGTGGCAGCAGGTGCGATTGATGCCAATCATTTGGCGGACGGTTCGGTCGGCAGCTCGCATTTGAAAATCGACAGCGTTCTGCAGCTTCACTTGTCGGCGGAATCCGTCGGCACGGAGCAGCTTTGCGAGGAGACGGTAACGAGCTCGAAGCTGGCGCAGCTGTCGGTTAGCGGCGATCATGTTCAGCTGGAAACGATCGCGGGCAAGCATTTGAAAGCCGAATCCATTCAGGGCTATCATATCCGCAAAGGATCGATTACGCAGGCCCACCTGTCAGCCGAATACTTTTCGTTCGACAAGGCGCCGGACGGTATCCTGCATGGAAGCAAGCTCAAACGAGGAACGGTCAGCGGCGAGATGCTCGTCGACGGAGCTGTAAGCAGTGCGAAGCTGACGAGAGGCGCAGTCGGTCCAGATGCGCTTGGCCTGGCTTCCGTCGGCGAGAACCATCTGCAGGCAGGAGCGGTGACGCTTAGCAAAATTTCGGCCCGTTCCATCTCCAGCGCGCACATTGTTTCAGGCGCAGTCAGCAGCGATGCGCTTGCCGAAGGTGCGGTGGTCAGCACGAAGCTGGCGAGCGGCGCAGTCGGCGCGGATGCGCTCGACGACGGCGCGGTGCAATCGTCGAAGCTGGCAATCGGAGCTGTCGGCACGGAGGCGCTGAGCGACGGCGCGGTCATTAGCGCCAAGCTGGCGAAAGGCGCAGTAGGCACTTCGGCGCTCGGCGACGGCGCGATTGTCAGCGCGAAGCTGGCGAGCGGCGCAGTCGGCGCGGAAGCGCTGGGCGACGGTTCGGTCGTCAGCGCGAAGCTGGCGAAAGGCGCGGTCGGCACGCCGGCGCTGGGCGACGGCTCGGTCGTCAGCGCGAAGCTGGCGAAGGGTGCGGTCGGTACGGAAGCGCTGGGCGACGGTTCGGTCGTCAGCGCGAAGCTGGCGAAAGGCGCAGTAAGCACGGCGGCGCTTGGCGACGGCTCGGTCGAAAGCGCGAAGCTGGCAAAGGGCGCAGTAGGTACGGAAGCGCTGAGCGATGGTTCGGTAGTCGGCGCGAAGCTGGCGAAAGGCGCAGTTGGCACGGCGGCGCTTGGCGACGGCGCGGTTGTAAGCGCGAAGCTGGCTGCCGGCGCGGTCGGTGCCGAAGCGCTGAGCGACGGCGCGGTGGTCAGCGCCAAATTGGCGAAAGGCGCAGTAAGCACGGCGGCGCTCGGCAACAGCTCGGTGGTCAGCGCTAAGCTGGCGAGCGGCGCGGTCGTTGCGGAAGCATTGGGCGACGGTGCGGTAATCAGCACCAAATTGGCGAAGGGTGCAGTCGTAACAGCAGCGCTCGCCGATGGCGCGGTAACCGGTGCAAAGTTGGCCGCAGGTGCGGTCGGTACCGAGACGATCGGATTCGGCGCAGTGGTCAGTGCGAAGCTGGCAAACGGCGCGGTGGGATCGGAAGCGCTGAGCGACGGTTCGGTGGTCAGCGCGAAGCTGGCCGAAGGCGCAGTAGGCACGGCGGCGCTCGGCGAGGGCGCGGTGGTCAGCTCGAAGCTGGCAAACGGTGCGGTCGGATCGGAAGCACTGAATAACGGTGCAGTGATCAGCGCGAAGCTTGCCAATGGAGCCGTAGGTACGGCAGCGCTCGGCGAAGGTGCGGTCGTAAGCTCGAAGCTGGCTATCGGCGCGGTAGGCGCGCAAGCGCTAAGCGACGGTGCCGTACTGGCATCCAAGCTGGCCGTCGGTGCGGTCGGCGCGGATGCGCTCAGTAACGGCGCAGTGAGCGGCATCAAAATAGCACTTGGCGCTGTCGGCACGGCAGCGATTCAAGACAACGCGATAACGGAAGGCAAACTGGCAAGCGGCGCAGTTGGCACAGCAGCATTATGCGACGGCGCGGTGGTCAGCGCGAAACTGGCAGACGGAGCCGTAGGTACGGCAGCACTCGGTAACGGCGCGGTCGTCAGTGCGAAGCTGGCACATGGCGCAGTCGGTGCAGAAGCGCTGGCTGACGGCGCAGTAGTCAGCGCAAAGCTGGCAAGCGGTGCGGTTGGAGAGGCAGCTCTCGGAGATGCTGCAGTCACAAGCACGAAGCTGGCCGAAGGCGCAGTCGTGACGGCAGCGCTGAGCGACGGCTCGATCGTCAGCTCCAAGCTGGCAAGCGGCGCGGTGGGTGCCGATGCGCTTGCAGACGGAGCGGTCGACAGCGCGAAGCTGGCGCATGGCGCAGTCGGAACGGAGCAGCTCCAGTACGCGGTCGTCACCGCGGACAAAATCGCGCCGAAATCCATCGGTGCAGAGCATCTTATTCCGGGCGCGATCACGGGCATATTACTAAGCGAAGGCTCGATATTAACGAACACGCTCGGCGATGGCGCGGTTACGGGAGCGAAGCTGGCAAGCGCAGCCGTCGGAGAGAGTCATCTGCAGCCGGGCTCGGTGACGCTGAGCAAAATCGCCGCTAAATCCATCACGGCGGCCCACATCATCTCGGGCGCAATTGAAAGCAATGCGCTGTGCAGCGGCTCGGTAACGGCCGATAAGCTGGCGCCGGGCGCAGTCGAAGCCGAAGCACTGGCTAACGGAGCGATCACGGCCGATAAGCTCGCTCCTGGTGCAGTCGAAGCCGAAGCACTGGCGATTGGAGCGATCACGGCCGATAAGCTCGCTCCTGGCGCAGTCGAAGCCGAAGCATTGGCGAACGGAGCGATCACGGCCGATAAGCTGGCGCCGGGCGCAGTCGAAGCCGAAGCACTGGCGAACGGAGCGATCACGGCTGATAAGCTGGCGCCGGGCGCAGTCGAAGCCGAAGCACTGGCGAACGGAGCGATCACGGCCGATAAGCTGGCGCCGGGCGCAGTCGAAGCCGAAGCACTGGCGAACGGAGCGATCACGGCTGATAAGCTGGCGCCGGGCGCAGTCGAAGCCGAAGCACTGGCGAACGGAGCGATCACGGCCGACAAACTCGCACCGGGCGCGGTGACAGCCGAAGCATTGGCGAACGGAGCGATCACGGCCGACAAACTCGCACCGGGCGCGGTGACAGCCGAAGCACTGGCAAACGGAGCGATCACGGCCGATAAGCTCGCTCCTGGCGCAGTCGAAGCCGAAGCACTGGCGATTGGAGCGATCACGGCCGATAAGCTGGCGCCGGGCGCAGTCGAAGCCGAAGCACTGGCAAACGGTGCAATCACGGCCGATAAGCTCGCACCGGGCGCGGTGACAGCCGAAGCATTGGCGAACGGCGCGATTACGGCCGACAAGCTCGCGCCGGGCATTCTGCCGGAAACGAGCTTCGAGCTGCAAGACGGCTGCGTCACGACATCCTATTTGGCCGACGGCGCGGTAACAGGCGGCAAGATTGCGCCGCAGAGCATTACAGCCGAGCATCTCTCGCCGAGCGTTCTACTGGCCGCGAGCGCCGACGCGAACCCCATCCTCGACGGAGCGAATTTGTCGGATGGCAGCGTGGGCGCCGATAAGTTAAGCTTTACGCCGGTATCGACCGTGAAGCGTCAGTCGCCCGTCCTGCAGCAGTTCGGCCTCGCGCCATATAACTTCCAAGGTCAGGGCGAACAGCTTGATATTACGATCGGCTTCGATCAGCCGTTTGCGAACAACTCGTACGTGTTCGTTGCGACGACCGATCAGCCTTCCTGCTTCGCCGTCATCAAACAGAAAACAGCCGCTTCCATCCAGCTGACCATCGTGCGCACGCGGATTAGTCCGGAGCCGATCGGCCTCGTGAACTGGATCGGAATGGGCTTGCAATAA